The window taaaatagagtaccattggagtaTATCACAACTCCAATATATAGTtaatctattttagagtgaaaataaGATAAACCGTTGGAGATGATATGATGATCACTATTTGCAAATGTGAGATATAATGAACAATTTTACAGATAACGATTCCTTGATGGATTTTTCCCTCTAACACTCAAATCGATGGACGATTCTGCATATATAACATCTTCTGTAAACTGTGTGTTATGGGATTAACTTTTGGAAACTCGCACGAGTGTCTCGGAGAATACTTACAAGAAATTTAGCTGTAAGCATATGAATTTTTGCATTAAGAAAAATGATTGGATGATTATAAAATAAGGGATctcacttatatatatatatatatatactaataaagtTGAACTTTCATCTCTTCTCATGAAACCATTTCATCACATAAGTTTTTAATTTGTTGACAtttaagcataatttatttatgaatagtcattaaaatataagataatgaGTGAAATTAATacacaaataatttattattttaaataatttagatACATACAATACTAATCAAAACGTGAGACTATAATATAAACTAGAGATTGATCGCACCCGCATGGGTATTGATTCTTGcattttatacattaatatttatttttcacaattaatgttatatattttggGTCGtgatataactaattgtattcaaaagatttGAACTGAATTGgataatatgattatttttggtacaaatatccaaacccgtttcagatacatttgttatttagatatttttaagttCATATACATCATAACCGATATTATCATGACCATATACAGTAGACAGCTGAAATTGATTGTACTGCCACTTTTTCTTTATTAATCTATATAATTGATAAAAGCGCATTCCTTATACAGTGAAGCCTctacaaattaataattttgggactacaccaaaattataattttttttattaatttatagaaatatcgatatactaattgaaccaaaaactcaatttgggactataaaattatattattttatagagatttttagtgtatattaatttatagaatattaatttaaagaagtTATACTGTAATTCAAAATTTAGAGTTCATAATATAAAACCATAATGAATTATTAATCAAACATtgaccaaattttttttctttatttagggtctgattggttgaaacgcagcggttgcgttGCGGGAGTTTACAGATATGGGTGATTGTAACAATTAGAAATTGGTGGATCTGAGGAATATTTATGACTGGTTGATTATGAAATGTTGTAGTGGTTTAATAATAAATTGCCAATATTAACACACTATAAcattataaatatcaaaaacataatattatgataaaacataataattattaatataatataattaattaataaaaatataatataattaataataatatttcatttatttatttatttagtttagacgaaagttataatttcaataaaatttgttttgaagatttatattataacttttcaaagaatattttgtttaatttatatatgtatatctgtatatatatatatcaatgtttaaaaattatactGAATATTCTTGGTTcaaagtttttataaaattaattatgataATGTTAgtgaatttaaaataaaaaataaaatgtttatatgttttatttaaaatattttagttttaaaatttaaataaatttttaaatattttcaaaacatataaagattttatatttaatttgaataaaattttaaatattttcaaaaaatatttgtttattcacCCGCAACTGTAAACGCTAGTTGGAATCAGCTTTTAATGATTTAGAGCAGTTTGTGATTGTTACGAAATGCTAACAATCGTTACTATCCATAAAAATCGTGTTTACGGATGGTTGGGGGAAAACAAATCAAACCCTTAGTGTATTAGAAAATAGTCGCATACGCATATCTATTGTGGTACTGGGAATACCGAAAACACAATTGTAGCCTTGTAGGTGTCTCGTTTCTTTTCTCACGTGGGACCATTTCTTTAGGTTAACTATCAAAAGAATGGATTCTCTCTACGCATATATCTTACCGACTGGAAATAAATTGCCCGCCACAAGATGTTCGATTCTCGATGATAGCGTTGGAATAAATAGTGTTTGTGGAAGTAAACATCAAAAATGTAGGGTAGTTGTGACCGGAGGATATAATTCAATTCTTGATATAATTGATTTTAGATATGATCGAATCTACTTCTTCGAATCCTTTTTGTTGATTTTGAAAAATAGCAATTGAAAAGTATCCTATACATAATAATTATGTATCATAGGTTTGATTTCTCATGTTGCTTGAAAAAAGATGTGATGTCTCTTAATTAGAAAGGAATAAATAATGTTCTTAAGGTTATCAAATTCCTGGGACTGCAAATTCGTGTTAGAAGTTGATTTGTATCCAGCCAAAAATTTGTGACATATTAGTTATATAAAGTATTGGGctaataataatatttggaacatactctctccgtttcaatgcaaaatttattgatttcatattctaatatatttttattggttaaaatataGTTAAATGTATTGGTAATGatgtttatatttaataaattttaaataacaattaaaatacaacaaaaaaattttaaaattcatctaTTATTAACGTCAATAGCCTATTAGATGTGGTGAGtccatcaaaattttcaaataatctGGTTTATATCAAGCATATAAATCCAAAACGGACATGCAAATATAAAATGCATATTTTTCTAATAGAGTTAATTATTATAAactgtttattatatattaccTCATACATGTCATTTCTTATTTGTATTACGGAAATtacatacaaatataaaatataatttatattaatattacataaactcATTCTGCGCAAGTTAAAATATAGCTCTGAAGCTTTTTGATAAAGCAAAAATATCAATGCAAACATTTCTATACTGGTGTGATGTCTCGTTTTGAAACGTACATATATGCCAAATGGATATATTCAAAAGTCACCAAATTATTGCACATATTGGACCgcaaaaattttaattgaaaatcataaaatgaaattagtaaaaaaaaaatataaaacgaaaaaaatgtttaaaattctTAAGGAAATAAACAAATACATGGagtcaaaatttgattttttttcttaatataaaacaataatatcaCTTAAATTCGTTTAAAAATATCATCTCATTTTTTCCTTAGTGTTGCCAAAAATTATTGAACATTCGATAAAGGAgtgttaatttatatataaactagAGAACGCTTTTTATTGTTTCCAATGTACAATTTTAACCTTTTCCCTAAAGTTTAATATGTGGACACAAAATATAAGATGCTTGGGGAGCGAATGTTAATCGGAAAGTTGATATCCAGATGAAGCATGACGGATCACCTCTGAGCCCACCTCTATATTGAAGCCCCCTTCGTCTGGAAATTTGCCTATATATGCAGGTATACATAGACTTCCTTCTCACTGCAATAAGAACTACCGAtcaacaagttttttttttagagaacAAGAGCTGCAGTGTTTCAGACGACCATTATCTTGAAATGGGTCAAACTTTATCACTTGAAGGTTCGTTTTACTTGTAGGCATGCCCATAGATATAAGTTTAAATCATTTATGTCTACCACATGTTTGCTTATCTGCATATATTCTATATATCTAGACACCATCAGAGCAGAGGCAAAGAGCCACAACAACGTTCACTTAATGTTGGTTGATGGAATGTCTAAGCTAATGACTCGACAAGTTGAGAATTGTGTGTCATCGGATTTCTATGTAGGTGGTCTAAAATGGTGAGTCATACAATATCTCTTGCCCAGCACGGTTATATCAAATTAGTTTAACCTAATTAATATGCGTGTTAATACAGGAACATCGTTATCTTGCAACAGCAGGACTGCCTGTACTATGTTCTGGTTATCACGGACAGCAAGTGTATCGGTTCTAATTGGAAAGTCAATTGCAACGTCAAACTTACCATATACTCTGCTACTTCTCCATTCCTTAACCACAACCGCTGTATATCTATCTTAACTTTTCACAAGTAATTGTTATTGatgatttctattttattttcatatatgttacGATGTTATATTGTCAGGGACTTGGTTTTGTTTCGACGCAAACAATACTACATTATTGGTAAGCATCCCAGTCAAGAACATGCAGGAGTTATATACTGTGAACGACAAATCGGTTTTCTCAGCCGAGATCACAAACGTCAACCCGCAATCCCTCGACGTTGGCTGGAACCCTCGAACCATGGGGACAGCAGAAAACATTAAACTGATGGAGGTGGAGAGGAACAAGTCTAAATTCACTTGGAAGATTACTCACTTTTCCACCTTCGTTAGTGAACATCATTCCTCGTACCAGTTCACGGTTGGACCACGCAAATGGTATTTGCTCCATCTGCTTCAATATATAATACGTTTTTGGTTGCATAACACAGGGAagtaaaaattttatataaaccgATTCATTTATCTATACTTTACAACTAATGTTTCATACATACAAACAATACAATATTGTAGTCTGTAGGGATAATATACGTTTTGAATTAAAGTACAATTTTCAATATGACCAAAACATTTGTTAGATTAAAAAATGTGCTCAACCTTCGTTatttaaatatagttttttgaTGATTTCACACATTAAGAAAATGTGTAAGCCTTTTATTATTTgcgattattaatttttaaaagctttAAACCAATAAGAGCCACATaaacttaattataattttttgaatttttgaatttttattaataattaataacttTTTATAAAGATCTAAAAGTTCatagaaaacattaaaaaaaaaactatatgtgTGAAATAGTTTTCTTATAAAACTTCTATATTCACAAAAGAAAGGgaatatatgttttgttttccaTTTTAACCAGGTACCTACGGATGTACCCAAAAGGAACCTTAGAGGGGAAAGGAAATTCATTGTCTTTGTATTTGCATGCGTCCGATTACGTGACTGGTCCAAATACAAAAACATTGGCCGTCTTTAAACTGCGAGTGTTGGACCAACTCAAACGCAATCACCATGAAATAGGTATTAAAGCATGACTAGTGGGGTTTCTGTGCTATTAATAATGCTCTAATAGGCCTTTTGAAGGGGAAAAAATCACTAATATccttaatttcaaattttgttctttttaataattttttcattGTAGATATAAGCCGTTTGCTAACGTTTAATCTCTACTTGTTTGATAAAGGCCAGCAGTTCTGGTTTGGCTCTGATGGACAAAAGGGGGAACCCAAGTTTTTGGCGCTGGAGGAACTGCACAAGGCTTCAAACGGATTTTTGGTGAACGATCAGATATATATTGGTGTTGAGTTTTTCTATATCTCCACTACTGAGAATATGATCTGATTGTTATCAATGGATTCAATTAAGATcacaacaataattaaatagCTCCTGGAGAGGAACAGCTTATCTACCTCTTAcccgtgacaaaaaaaaatctaccatTATTATACTAATATGCATATCATGGTGTGTTTAGatttccaaaaaataaaacgatcAAATCGGTTGCTTCTACTGTCTGGCATGATAACATTCAACCGAATCTGATGCTATGTCTTATGTATTCTCATGAGGACAAAGCTGCTTTGTGTGTGTGCTTATGTTATGTACCTTTCTTCTACAATATTTATGTATGTGTGTATATAATGTGTGCCTGCTCACAAACCTACCATTTAAAATCTTCGATGGCTTTTTTCTGTCTGAAAGTTTAATTTTTCCGGTTCTCAAAGAAAAAAggtttaatttttatctttttttttgaaagatgcTTTCTAATTTTGATCTTGTTCCATTAAAAAATAGTCACCTCACCTCATTGTATACTCGTTTCCAGTAACAGTTTTTCTATTATATTATCTTATTCAACATTTTCGGAGAGACAGCCAAATAAGTTTGTGTGGTTGTTTTCTCTACAGCCACAAAATTTCAGTGGCTTAGCAAATCTTTTTACCCAGGTGTACAACGGTTATTTCCGTATGCCATCAATCGACTTTAGGATTTATGTTATTTCACCTATCTGAAGCTTATCATATCACTCATTACCCAAAGGTCTTTGAAACAAACTTTCCCATGGTGTTGTCTATCCCAATCAAAAATCATCTTCTTGTCTAATAAGATTCGGACATTGcttaattttgattttgtttcaacAACTGTTAAAACTATTCGACATTTTCCATTTTTGTCAGGATGATTTAACGTTACAAGGAAGTTTTTACAGGTCTAATGTATACGTGTATAAATTAGAACTATAGAAGGTGGTTTTAGGTGGTTGGTATGGTGAATATAAACAACAAAAATTTCTATACGTTCTACATTTTctgaaataaaaacaaaaagtagaattttctttttgtattttgaaataGGCAAAGATCTTTTTGACCTTTGATCCACAACTTCTTAAGGTCAagttaagatatttttttttaccaaacaaAGATTGAAGAAGATAGTAGCCTAGCAGGTATAACATACACATCCACAAAGCACATTCATCTTTCTCCAACTATAGCACCTAGAATTCGAATTAGAAAAACCGATAGCAATGAAACAACATCGTTTCAACATGTTGACCTAACCAAACTTTGAGTACTTTTTATATGTAATGATAAGAACGTGGCTAGAATTGGAACAAAACAACAAATGCATATCATCTCATCATCTATCAACAATAATCCTCTAAATATAACTCATCAAGCCGATAACATTAAGAAAATACTAACTTCTACACGTATACACGTATACatacaataaaaattaaaatacaactaAAGTGCTTAAAATATGAGTACaatcaatcaagaaatatatatgaaaatatataaaaattgggTAATGGGATGGTCACGTCCACGTTCAGGTTTCCTGATTTACCgctttcatctctctctctctctctaaattgcCTTTGTAAAGTTTCCTCCTTTCTACGCAAAAACGAACGCAGATCTTAATGCAGCTACAGTGATTTCGATCTTTTGAGTAAAATATAAGCTCTCGGTGATTGGATTGTTTCGATCAGCATCTGGGTTTCCTCAAAGGTACAAACTTTATCCTCTATCCTGATTGGATTCTCTGTTTCCGGGGCGAGATCTCGGATTCTCGATCACCCGGAAGCTTCAGGTTCTGTCTCATCGGACCGGTTAATCATGTTCTTCCGATTCAGTATATAGTTTCAATCAGGAATCTGATTCAAAGGGTTACACTTGTGAAGTATGTTTTGAGCTTTGATTCCTATAGTTTTGAAAGCTCATGAGGTTCTGTATTGATCTGGTTAGGGATTCACCTTTATAACATTGAGCAAAGAGTACTACTTGGTTTCTTATCTGAGAAACTGTTTTTTAGCATGTTGGGTTCTTGATCTACGCCTTATGTTTGTGCAGCCATTCTTATTACTTCCACTGATACCAACCATGTGGAAGTTCAAACCTTTTGCTCAGAAAGAACCTTCGGGTCTCGAAGGCCGGTACCTCGAGATAGGAAGCCTCAAAGTCCACGTAAGAAACCTCATCGCGGAAGGAGGCTTCTCCAGCGTTTACTTAGCTCAAGACACGAACCACGCGTCGAAGCAGTACGCTTTGAAGCACATCATATGCCACGACGAGGAGTCGCTCGAGCTCGTGATGAAAGAGATCTCGGTCCTGAAATCTCTGAAGGGGCATCCGAACGTGGTCGCGCTGCACGCGCACGGTATCTTAGATATGGGGAGGAACAAGAAGGAAGCTCTTTTGGCGATGGAGTATTGCGGGAAGTCTCTTGTGGAAGTGATTGAGAACAGAGGTGCTGGTTACTTTGAAGAGAAACAGGCTCTTTCGATTTTCAGAGATGTGTGTAATGCTGTCTTTGCGATGCATTGTCAGTCCCCACGCATTGCTCACAGGTACACACACACATGCAGATTTTCACTAGTTATATTTTGTTCTTTCCATCAGCTAGAGATTATTATTATATCCAATATTCAAGAAATTGATAAGCTGTAACTAGACGCTTACTAAAAGGACTAACGAGTTGACggattattttacatttatgtaaagtattttagttttgtaaatttaattataaaactaatttgatGAATTATGAAGATTAGATACATAAAACAAAAGAATTTAGTAggggttattggttgttgtattttaatggatttgaaaagCCGAaataaatctagtgttattggttctatgattttcaaatctgtattaaaatcatttgttattggtttaatgattcataaattctatatcaaatcaagtgttattcaatcgtacggatttactaatatatttgattttataatggatttgaatggatttgtttggattttttagttaaaaatacaaagactcaaatccgagagaaaacctccggatttgcatattttacttggatttataaatactatatagatttctaaatcaacaaaatatataaaccaataacagaCAAATTTGTGGATTTGCACTAACATTATTACTTAATTTAACAGTTTTTAAACCGATTAAGAACATTTTAAACCGATTTAGAATGGTTTAAACTGGTTGGAGTCGTATAAATCGGGTTTTAAGAAAATCGTTTTGGTTAAGAACCATATTTATATCAGTGTTACTATTGTTGTCTCAGAGACTTGAAGGCTGAGAATCTTCTGTTAAGCTCAGATGGACTGTGGAAACTATGCGATTTCGGAAGCGTTTCAACAAATCACAAAGTATTCGAAAGAGCAGAAGAGATGGGAATTGAAGAAGACAATATTAGGAAACACACAACACCAGCATATAGAGCTCCTGAGGTTTGAGACTAGATAATGCTTTTAGACAGATGTAAGGAGCAATGTTTTGATTCTCATGTGGTCTTTGTTGGCAAATAGATGTGGGATCTCTTTAGAAGGGAGATTATAAGTGAGAAGGTCGATATATGGGTATGATCATTTTAAAAACGCTTCTCCTGATATAGATTAACCAATGAGGTCGAGACACTAAAGTTTGCAAATGTTTCAGGCTCTTGGTTGTCTTTTGTTTCGGATATGCTATTTCAAGAGTGCATTTGATGGAGAATCAAAGCTTCAGGTTTTAAACGGGAACTACCGTATACCTGAATCTCCCAAGTACAGTGCCTCTGTTACTGATCTCATTAGAGACATGCTTCAAGGCTCACCTGATGAACGACCAGATGTTACACAGATTTGGTTTCGTGTCAACGAGCAGCTTCCTGCTAATTTACAGAAGTCATTACCTGATCAACCACCTGAAATGCCATCTGCTGACGTTTCACCAAAACCAGCAAGCAAATCTTCTCCGGCACCTCGTAGAAGTCCACCACCGCCACCATCATCATCTGGAGAACAAGCTAGTGGAGGCCCTCTCGGTGCCTTTTGGGCCACTCAGCATGCTCAAACCTCTGTTGTATCAGAAGACAACAATAGTAACACATCTAAAAAGCCTAATCCTGCTGCAACCAGTAACAGGCCAAGAGTGTCAAAGGACGATGCGTTTAACTCGTTTGTTGCTGACTTTGATACGGCGAAGCTCGATAATGGTAATAAACCTGGAAAAGAAGAGGCGTTGGAGGCTGAGATAGAGAGGTTAAAGGATGAGTTGAAGCAAACAAAGTCAGAGAAGGCTGAGATTACGGCTAAGTTTGAAAAGCTTTCTGCTATCTGCAGATCGCAGAGGCAAGAGTTGCAGGAACTCAAGCAAACACTTGCCTCTAAATCTGCGTCAGCCTCACCAAGCAGAGACTTGTCACATAACCAAACATCTCCAGGGATGCGTTCCGTGTCTTCAACTCCATCGGTAATTACCTTATCTAAGCGTATTGCATCAGTGTTCTTACATGTTATGATTGTATTGTTCTTGTTGAAACAGAGAGATAGGGCTGAAGGAAGTGTTTGGGATCTTCAGCAAACAGACAGATCTGATTGGTCAACAGGAAGCTCGGATCCAAACTCATGGCAGCCTTTTAGTGATGAACCAAAACCTGTGTTGGAATCTCCATCAAAGTCTGTGAGGACCAAAAGCAAACCGGCTTCTTCAGCTCCTGCTCCAGCAAGCCAAGGTTTTGAGCCATGGGGGTTCGAGACAGAGTCCTTCAGAGCAGCTGCAACGTCTTCAGCGTCTGCAACACAAAGATCCGCA of the Brassica rapa cultivar Chiifu-401-42 chromosome A03, CAAS_Brap_v3.01, whole genome shotgun sequence genome contains:
- the LOC103857469 gene encoding uncharacterized protein LOC103857469 isoform X1; the protein is MQVYIDFLLTAIRTTDQQVFFLENKSCSVSDDHYLEMGQTLSLEDTIRAEAKSHNNVHLMLVDGMSKLMTRQVENCVSSDFYVGGLKWNIVILQQQDCLYYVLVITDSKCIGSNWKVNCNVKLTIYSATSPFLNHNRWTWFCFDANNTTLLVSIPVKNMQELYTVNDKSVFSAEITNVNPQSLDVGWNPRTMGTAENIKLMEVERNKSKFTWKITHFSTFVSEHHSSYQFTVGPRKWYLRMYPKGTLEGKGNSLSLYLHASDYVTGPNTKTLAVFKLRVLDQLKRNHHEIGQQFWFGSDGQKGEPKFLALEELHKASNGFLVNDQIYIGVEFFYISTTENMI
- the LOC103857469 gene encoding uncharacterized protein LOC103857469 isoform X2, producing MGQTLSLEDTIRAEAKSHNNVHLMLVDGMSKLMTRQVENCVSSDFYVGGLKWNIVILQQQDCLYYVLVITDSKCIGSNWKVNCNVKLTIYSATSPFLNHNRWTWFCFDANNTTLLVSIPVKNMQELYTVNDKSVFSAEITNVNPQSLDVGWNPRTMGTAENIKLMEVERNKSKFTWKITHFSTFVSEHHSSYQFTVGPRKWYLRMYPKGTLEGKGNSLSLYLHASDYVTGPNTKTLAVFKLRVLDQLKRNHHEIGQQFWFGSDGQKGEPKFLALEELHKASNGFLVNDQIYIGVEFFYISTTENMI
- the LOC103857470 gene encoding probable serine/threonine-protein kinase DDB_G0280111, with product MWKFKPFAQKEPSGLEGRYLEIGSLKVHVRNLIAEGGFSSVYLAQDTNHASKQYALKHIICHDEESLELVMKEISVLKSLKGHPNVVALHAHGILDMGRNKKEALLAMEYCGKSLVEVIENRGAGYFEEKQALSIFRDVCNAVFAMHCQSPRIAHRDLKAENLLLSSDGLWKLCDFGSVSTNHKVFERAEEMGIEEDNIRKHTTPAYRAPEMWDLFRREIISEKVDIWALGCLLFRICYFKSAFDGESKLQVLNGNYRIPESPKYSASVTDLIRDMLQGSPDERPDVTQIWFRVNEQLPANLQKSLPDQPPEMPSADVSPKPASKSSPAPRRSPPPPPSSSGEQASGGPLGAFWATQHAQTSVVSEDNNSNTSKKPNPAATSNRPRVSKDDAFNSFVADFDTAKLDNGNKPGKEEALEAEIERLKDELKQTKSEKAEITAKFEKLSAICRSQRQELQELKQTLASKSASASPSRDLSHNQTSPGMRSVSSTPSRDRAEGSVWDLQQTDRSDWSTGSSDPNSWQPFSDEPKPVLESPSKSVRTKSKPASSAPAPASQGFEPWGFETESFRAAATSSASATQRSASSGNSSQRFGNTKMRENQKAAQPAGWAGF